A genomic window from Solanum dulcamara chromosome 11, daSolDulc1.2, whole genome shotgun sequence includes:
- the LOC129872072 gene encoding uncharacterized protein LOC129872072: protein MERRVETVDYQSSVGQGQEQRPVEVIHQTQIQSNTSGGVLANAAASVASTLESAKRAISRK from the coding sequence ATGGAAAGGAGGGTGGAAACTGTGGATTACCAATCATCAGTGGGACAAGGACAAGAACAAAGGCCTGTAGAAGTTATTCACCAGACACAAATTCAATCAAACACTAGTGGTGGTGTATTAGCTAATGCTGCTGCCTCTGTTGCATCGACCCTTGAATCCGCCAAAAGAGCTATTTCACGCAAATAA